A window of the Phytoactinopolyspora mesophila genome harbors these coding sequences:
- a CDS encoding ROK family protein — translation MRQATRPVAAGIDIGGTTTSVVLVEPDGTVAAEATTRTPARSGGTAMCGAALRAVEQALGTGPFQLTAVGVGAAGVIDPVDGSIIAASDSFHDWEGYPLASDLRMALHVPVVVENDVNAFVESEHRFGAAHGLDDVLGIMLGTGVGGALVLGGELHTGPHGAAGEIGHVPGFGDRPCTCGRTGHLETLASGRAIVSRYRERGVATGAPLSATAIAARARAGDPIAAAVFEEAGRGVGRAAVMVATLVDVTSVVVGGGVARAWDLLEPAIKAEIAAEPPVSDQPLSVMPSMLGERAVAIGAAARAAAVYP, via the coding sequence GTGCGGCAGGCGACGCGGCCGGTGGCTGCCGGGATCGATATCGGCGGGACCACAACCTCGGTGGTATTGGTCGAACCTGACGGAACGGTCGCCGCCGAGGCGACTACCCGCACCCCCGCCCGGTCAGGCGGTACGGCAATGTGCGGGGCTGCCCTGCGCGCCGTCGAGCAGGCGCTTGGTACGGGCCCGTTCCAATTGACAGCTGTGGGCGTGGGCGCTGCCGGAGTGATAGATCCGGTAGACGGCTCGATCATCGCGGCGTCGGACTCCTTCCACGACTGGGAGGGATACCCGCTGGCCAGCGACCTTCGTATGGCGTTGCACGTTCCGGTGGTCGTCGAGAACGACGTGAACGCGTTCGTTGAGAGTGAGCACCGCTTCGGCGCAGCCCATGGACTCGACGACGTCCTGGGCATCATGCTCGGCACGGGCGTCGGGGGAGCGTTGGTTCTGGGTGGAGAACTCCACACCGGGCCGCACGGGGCGGCCGGAGAGATAGGCCACGTTCCTGGGTTCGGGGACCGCCCGTGTACGTGCGGGAGGACCGGGCACCTGGAGACGCTGGCTTCCGGGCGCGCGATCGTCTCGCGCTACCGCGAGCGCGGCGTCGCCACGGGCGCGCCGTTGTCCGCCACAGCTATTGCCGCGCGTGCTCGCGCAGGCGACCCCATAGCGGCAGCGGTGTTCGAGGAGGCCGGACGTGGCGTCGGCCGGGCGGCGGTGATGGTGGCGACCCTCGTGGACGTGACGTCGGTGGTGGTCGGCGGTGGTGTCGCGAGGGCGTGGGATCTGCTGGAGCCTGCGATCAAGGCAGAGATCGCCGCTGAACCTCCTGTCTCCGATCAGCCGCTGTCGGTGATGCCGAGCATGCTCGGCGAGAGAGCCGTAGCGATCGGCGCGGCAGCGCGCGCCGCAGCGGTCTACCCCTGA
- a CDS encoding carbohydrate ABC transporter permease, with protein MPTLTRRQRRRSELAKAETRQALGFISPALAGLAVFTIVPVVLSIVMSLYNWPAFGERSFAGFGNYVDLFTRHPDFWPALRNSAVFTLLFVPMNLIVALSLALALSPRIRGRGAFRVLFFIPVVTPIVANALVWKMMLQPQGLFNGVSTSVFGVELPNFLADRHWAMIMVVMMSVWQGMGYNMLIFSAALEQLPASVMEAARIDGAQGARMIRSVVIPMLSPAIFFATVMTIITSLQVFAQPQLLTGGGPGNATMPLVQFIYNQGFQFQNLGLAAAAAWVLFVLIILITAMQFKAQKRWVHYEH; from the coding sequence ATGCCGACGTTGACGCGAAGACAGCGACGCCGGAGCGAACTGGCCAAGGCCGAGACGCGCCAGGCGCTGGGCTTCATCAGCCCGGCCCTGGCGGGTCTCGCCGTGTTCACGATCGTTCCGGTCGTTCTGTCGATCGTGATGAGTTTGTACAACTGGCCCGCCTTCGGTGAGCGCTCCTTTGCCGGCTTCGGAAACTACGTCGACCTGTTCACCCGGCATCCGGATTTCTGGCCGGCGTTGCGGAACTCAGCGGTCTTCACGCTGCTGTTCGTGCCGATGAATCTGATCGTCGCATTGTCTTTGGCGCTGGCGCTCTCGCCGCGGATCCGTGGGCGCGGCGCGTTCCGGGTGCTCTTCTTCATTCCGGTCGTGACGCCGATCGTCGCGAACGCCCTGGTCTGGAAGATGATGCTGCAGCCGCAAGGACTGTTCAACGGGGTGTCCACCTCCGTGTTCGGTGTCGAGTTGCCGAACTTCCTGGCCGACCGGCACTGGGCCATGATCATGGTCGTGATGATGTCCGTCTGGCAGGGGATGGGCTACAACATGCTGATCTTCTCCGCGGCCCTGGAACAACTGCCGGCATCGGTGATGGAAGCCGCCCGGATCGATGGTGCTCAAGGAGCGCGCATGATCCGCAGCGTTGTCATCCCGATGCTCTCACCGGCCATCTTCTTCGCGACGGTGATGACGATCATCACGTCCTTGCAAGTGTTCGCGCAGCCGCAGCTATTGACCGGCGGTGGCCCGGGCAACGCCACCATGCCGCTGGTCCAGTTCATCTACAACCAGGGCTTCCAGTTCCAGAATCTCGGTCTGGCGGCCGCCGCGGCGTGGGTGCTGTTCGTCTTGATCATCCTGATCACCGCCATGCAGTTCAAAGCGCAGAAACGGTGGGTGCATTATGAGCACTGA
- the pcrA gene encoding DNA helicase PcrA: MSASIEQPTLLPPAASVPLPGKAKASEAQPHPDEREERRRGDVEDILDGLNPQQREAVTHEGPPLLIVAGAGSGKTRVLTSRIAHLLAARNVHPGSVLAITFTNKAAGEMKERVADLIGRRAGIMWVSTFHSACVRILRREAKRFGFTSSFTIYDQADSQRLMTLVCRDLDLDPRRHPPRAFSYAVSNFKNELIDHETAAARANSPHEKTVAEAYAMYQQRLTSANAFDFDDLIMTTVNLFQAFPDVAENYRRRFRHVLVDEYQDTNHAQYVLIRELVGRTDEASGDTPSVQPAELCVVGDADQSIYAFRGATIRNIEEFEKDYPDARVVLLEQNYRSTQTILSAANAVISRNEGRKPKRLWSESGDGEKIVGYVADDEHSEAQFIAEEIDRLADEGHASTGDVAIFYRTNAQSRVMEEILIRVGLPYRVVGGVRFYERREIKDALAYLRFLANPEDTVSLRRILNVPKRGIGDRAETMVDALAQRERITFWQALRRAADAPGIATRSVKAIEAFVELTDELRLLAEDDADPAAILEAVLERTGYMAELAGSDDPQDETRVDNLRELVAVATEYDVSQAEEDTGGTLTGFLERVSLVADADEIPEGEDHEGVITLMTLHTAKGLEFPVVFLTGLEDGVFPHQRSLSDPRELEEERRLAYVGITRARERLYLSRATVRSAWGAPSHNPASRFLAEIPEELIDWRRTEADQTRWTTPRAPRLGGGNRTGSRPVPSLSAGDRVTHDAFGLGTVVATSGSGDQAQVTVDFGDDGLKTLMLRYAPVEKL; encoded by the coding sequence ATGAGCGCATCCATAGAACAGCCCACATTGCTGCCCCCAGCGGCCTCCGTTCCACTGCCCGGGAAAGCGAAGGCTTCTGAAGCCCAACCGCACCCAGATGAGCGGGAAGAGCGTCGCCGTGGCGACGTCGAAGACATCTTGGACGGCTTGAACCCGCAGCAGCGGGAAGCCGTCACCCATGAGGGGCCGCCCCTGCTCATCGTCGCCGGTGCCGGCTCCGGCAAGACCCGGGTTCTCACCAGCCGCATCGCGCATCTGCTGGCGGCGCGCAATGTCCATCCCGGCTCTGTCCTCGCCATCACCTTCACCAACAAGGCCGCTGGCGAGATGAAGGAGCGGGTTGCCGATCTCATCGGGCGCCGAGCCGGCATCATGTGGGTGTCCACGTTCCACTCAGCGTGTGTGCGCATTCTGCGCCGCGAGGCCAAGCGCTTCGGCTTCACCTCGTCGTTCACCATCTATGACCAGGCCGACTCGCAACGGCTGATGACCCTGGTGTGCCGCGATCTCGACCTCGACCCCCGGCGGCACCCACCGCGCGCGTTCAGCTACGCGGTCAGCAACTTCAAGAACGAACTCATCGATCACGAGACCGCCGCGGCGCGCGCCAACAGCCCACACGAGAAGACCGTCGCCGAAGCCTACGCGATGTACCAGCAGCGGCTGACCAGCGCCAACGCGTTCGACTTCGACGACCTCATCATGACCACGGTCAACCTGTTCCAGGCCTTTCCCGACGTCGCGGAGAACTACCGCAGACGGTTCCGGCACGTGCTCGTCGATGAGTACCAGGACACCAATCATGCCCAGTACGTCCTGATCCGGGAGCTGGTCGGACGCACCGACGAAGCCTCGGGCGACACCCCTTCGGTTCAGCCTGCGGAGCTATGCGTCGTTGGCGATGCCGACCAATCGATCTACGCCTTCCGCGGCGCAACCATCCGCAACATCGAGGAATTCGAGAAGGACTACCCAGACGCCCGTGTGGTGCTGCTCGAACAGAACTATCGCTCTACCCAGACCATCCTGTCCGCGGCCAATGCGGTGATCTCTCGCAACGAAGGCCGCAAGCCGAAGCGGCTGTGGAGCGAGAGCGGCGACGGCGAAAAGATCGTCGGCTATGTCGCGGACGACGAGCACAGCGAGGCGCAGTTCATCGCCGAGGAGATCGACCGCCTCGCCGACGAGGGGCACGCCTCGACCGGCGACGTCGCCATCTTCTACCGCACCAACGCTCAGTCTCGCGTCATGGAGGAGATCCTGATCCGGGTCGGCCTGCCGTATCGCGTCGTCGGCGGAGTGCGCTTCTATGAGCGCCGCGAGATCAAGGACGCGCTGGCCTACCTTCGTTTCCTGGCCAACCCGGAAGACACGGTATCCCTGCGACGTATCCTCAACGTCCCCAAGCGCGGCATCGGTGACCGCGCCGAGACGATGGTGGACGCTCTGGCTCAGCGTGAGCGCATCACCTTCTGGCAGGCATTACGCCGTGCAGCCGATGCCCCTGGGATCGCGACCCGTTCGGTCAAGGCAATCGAGGCATTCGTCGAACTCACCGACGAGCTCCGGCTCCTGGCCGAGGACGACGCCGATCCCGCCGCGATCCTGGAGGCGGTGCTGGAACGCACCGGTTACATGGCCGAGCTCGCCGGATCCGACGACCCCCAGGATGAGACCCGCGTCGACAACCTCCGTGAACTCGTCGCAGTCGCCACCGAATACGACGTCAGCCAGGCCGAGGAAGACACCGGCGGCACACTGACCGGATTCCTCGAACGAGTCAGCTTGGTGGCCGACGCCGACGAGATCCCCGAAGGGGAAGACCACGAGGGCGTCATCACCCTGATGACCCTGCACACCGCCAAGGGTCTGGAGTTTCCCGTCGTCTTCCTGACCGGATTGGAGGACGGCGTGTTTCCTCATCAACGCTCCTTGTCCGATCCGCGTGAGCTTGAAGAGGAACGTCGGCTGGCTTACGTGGGCATCACCCGGGCGCGCGAGCGGCTGTATCTTTCCCGGGCCACCGTCCGCAGCGCCTGGGGCGCGCCCAGCCACAATCCCGCCTCCCGGTTCCTCGCCGAGATCCCGGAAGAACTCATCGACTGGCGGCGCACCGAGGCGGATCAGACGCGTTGGACCACACCGCGTGCGCCTCGGCTTGGGGGCGGGAACCGGACAGGATCGCGGCCGGTCCCCTCGCTTTCTGCCGGCGACCGGGTCACACATGATGCATTCGGCCTGGGCACGGTTGTGGCAACATCGGGCTCCGGCGACCAAGCGCAGGTCACTGTCGACTTCGGTGACGACGGACTGAAGACGCTCATGTTGCGCTACGCCCCGGTCGAGAAGCTGTGA
- a CDS encoding alpha-L-fucosidase: protein MVDASATRSGMSEQSSGSATAEPATAWFTEARFGLFVHFGLYSLAGRHEWVMTHERTSVEDYERYAEVFDPDLFDARRIARAAKDAGMKYVVLTTKHHEGFALWHSEVSDYNAWTACGRDLVAEFVEAVRGEGLRVGFYHSLIDWHHPDFTIDYHHPRRDDADARVANESKDMNNYRAHLHAQVTELLTRYGTIDYLFYDFTYAEERDGWQGKYPEDWNADELLALTRRLQPGIIVNDRLGIGADLVTPEQYQPDAPMQVDGERVVWEACQTLNGSWGYDRDNFDYKTPDLLVRMLVDTVAKDGNLLLNIGPDGRGAISGRDVETLAAIGRWMRLHARAVHGAGPADVEAPPGTVVTRRGDRLYLHLLAWPFGHVHLKDMAGKVRYAQLLNDGSEIQRTQIDPTQAAWNTTPGGQPPGTLTLTLPTVRPDVEVPVVEVFLEPGA, encoded by the coding sequence TTGGTCGACGCGAGCGCCACGAGGAGTGGAATGTCCGAGCAGAGTTCCGGCTCCGCCACCGCGGAACCGGCCACCGCATGGTTCACCGAAGCGCGATTTGGGCTCTTCGTGCACTTCGGCCTGTACAGCCTGGCTGGCCGGCACGAATGGGTGATGACGCACGAACGCACGAGCGTCGAAGACTACGAGCGCTACGCGGAGGTTTTCGATCCGGACCTATTCGATGCGCGCCGGATCGCGCGGGCGGCCAAGGACGCCGGCATGAAGTACGTGGTGCTCACCACCAAACACCACGAGGGGTTCGCCCTGTGGCATAGCGAGGTCAGCGACTACAACGCCTGGACAGCATGTGGGCGGGACCTGGTCGCAGAGTTCGTCGAGGCTGTTCGCGGCGAAGGGCTGCGTGTCGGCTTCTACCACTCGCTCATCGACTGGCATCACCCGGACTTCACGATCGACTATCACCACCCGCGCCGTGACGACGCGGATGCTCGCGTGGCGAACGAGTCAAAAGACATGAACAATTACCGGGCCCACCTGCACGCTCAGGTCACCGAACTGCTCACCCGGTACGGCACCATCGACTACCTGTTCTACGACTTCACCTACGCCGAGGAGCGGGACGGCTGGCAGGGGAAATACCCCGAGGACTGGAACGCAGACGAGCTACTGGCCCTGACCCGGCGTTTGCAGCCCGGCATCATCGTCAACGACCGGCTCGGCATCGGAGCCGACCTCGTCACCCCAGAGCAGTATCAACCGGACGCGCCTATGCAGGTCGACGGCGAGCGGGTGGTGTGGGAAGCCTGCCAGACCCTGAACGGCAGCTGGGGATACGACCGCGACAACTTCGACTACAAGACGCCGGACCTGTTGGTGCGGATGCTCGTCGACACCGTCGCCAAAGACGGGAATCTCCTGCTCAACATCGGACCTGACGGTCGTGGGGCGATCAGCGGCCGGGACGTGGAGACGCTGGCGGCGATCGGCCGATGGATGCGGCTGCACGCGCGGGCCGTTCACGGCGCGGGACCGGCCGACGTCGAAGCTCCGCCCGGAACGGTTGTCACCCGGCGCGGCGACCGGCTCTACCTGCATCTGCTGGCCTGGCCTTTCGGCCACGTTCACCTGAAGGACATGGCCGGCAAGGTCCGGTACGCGCAACTGCTCAACGACGGGTCCGAGATTCAGCGGACCCAGATCGACCCCACCCAGGCGGCGTGGAACACCACACCAGGCGGGCAGCCACCCGGAACTCTCACCCTGACCCTGCCGACCGTACGGCCGGACGTCGAGGTTCCGGTCGTCGAGGTCTTCCTCGAGCCAGGCGCCTGA
- a CDS encoding carbohydrate ABC transporter permease: MSTETGAATLPGGGAGQVKRGNRRARNTRPEGLPGTKHGRLRTVLAHAAVVLAAAIFATPIVYAFFTALKPNTEVFSMPPRLIGSELRWSNFAEVFAYGPFAKYIFNSFFVATAGTLVVLVVSTTAGYAFGRLRWPGRDVVFVLFLATLMVPQEVVVVPMFIVMQWFGWVDTYQSLIFPFAFTAFGTFLMRQFFRGIPYELDEAAKVDGASAVRTFLQIILPLAKSAVAVLAVFTFLAFWNSYLWPLITVVDYQSHGTLPIGLASFSGQHGTRWDLQMAAAIISMIPTTIIVIALQKHLVKGIATAGLGGR; encoded by the coding sequence ATGAGCACTGAGACAGGGGCCGCGACATTGCCGGGCGGCGGCGCTGGCCAGGTTAAACGCGGGAACCGTCGCGCCAGGAACACCCGCCCGGAAGGACTGCCGGGGACCAAACACGGCCGGCTGCGGACCGTACTCGCCCACGCGGCCGTCGTGCTGGCGGCCGCGATATTCGCGACGCCGATCGTCTATGCGTTCTTCACCGCGCTCAAGCCGAACACCGAGGTCTTCTCCATGCCTCCGCGGCTCATCGGTTCCGAGCTCAGGTGGAGCAACTTCGCTGAAGTGTTCGCCTACGGGCCATTCGCCAAGTACATCTTCAACTCGTTCTTCGTCGCTACCGCCGGCACGTTGGTGGTGCTCGTGGTGTCGACAACTGCTGGCTACGCGTTCGGGCGACTGCGCTGGCCCGGACGCGACGTCGTCTTCGTGCTCTTCCTGGCCACGCTCATGGTGCCGCAAGAGGTCGTCGTCGTCCCCATGTTCATCGTGATGCAGTGGTTCGGCTGGGTCGACACGTACCAGTCGCTGATCTTCCCGTTCGCCTTCACCGCGTTCGGCACTTTCCTGATGCGCCAGTTCTTCCGGGGGATCCCATACGAACTGGACGAAGCCGCCAAGGTGGATGGGGCCAGCGCCGTTCGCACCTTCTTGCAGATCATCCTGCCGTTGGCCAAGTCCGCGGTGGCCGTCCTTGCCGTCTTCACCTTCCTGGCGTTCTGGAACAGCTACCTCTGGCCGCTGATCACCGTCGTCGATTACCAGTCGCACGGCACGTTGCCGATCGGTCTGGCGTCGTTCTCCGGACAGCACGGAACCCGCTGGGACCTGCAGATGGCGGCGGCGATCATCTCGATGATTCCGACGACGATCATTGTCATCGCGCTCCAGAAACACCTGGTCAAAGGGATCGCGACCGCCGGCCTCGGGGGACGTTGA
- a CDS encoding ABC transporter substrate-binding protein: MRFTRSLAIGTASVVGLSLAACGSGDDGPATSSGDGGSGAGATIVWDMWAGSQSDIDALEETLEIVREENPDLTVNLQTAPWNDYFTKLTTNLSSGNVACVTSMNGQRLSTYAEAFHPLTAEDLEQAGVSEDDFSPGAFDIMSHDGQLYGLPFDVATMLVYYNKDLFAEAGAAEPELGWTFDDFEAAAQAATTDANKGFAVGMGEFQWMSLPIALSGKQPVDENGELALTDPDFVQAATWYAELVTEASVAAEVPSASDTGWGENEYSGGNAAMAVDGTWNAVSYLGNDTGFAAGMVNLPAGDNGSTALILGSGYGIAKDCEDKDAALAVLGSLVGEAAQDAMAASGRSYPARAGSQPLYFESLDDDVRDEVKAAFDAAFAEVEGQRSTTNWDQVNTALQPQLVSVYSGQTSMADVLDQAQAQFGN; the protein is encoded by the coding sequence ATGCGTTTTACCAGGAGTTTGGCCATCGGCACCGCCTCGGTTGTGGGCTTGTCGCTCGCTGCGTGTGGTTCCGGCGACGACGGGCCAGCCACGAGTTCTGGCGACGGTGGTAGCGGTGCGGGCGCGACGATCGTCTGGGACATGTGGGCCGGCAGCCAGTCCGACATCGACGCTCTCGAAGAGACCCTCGAAATCGTGCGGGAGGAGAACCCGGACCTCACGGTCAACCTGCAGACAGCGCCGTGGAACGACTATTTCACCAAGCTCACCACCAATCTCTCGTCAGGGAACGTCGCCTGCGTGACGTCGATGAACGGGCAGCGGCTGTCGACCTACGCCGAGGCGTTCCACCCGCTCACGGCCGAGGACCTGGAACAGGCGGGGGTATCCGAGGACGACTTCTCGCCAGGAGCGTTCGACATCATGTCCCACGACGGTCAGCTGTATGGGTTGCCGTTCGACGTCGCGACGATGCTCGTCTACTACAACAAGGACCTCTTCGCCGAGGCCGGTGCGGCCGAGCCAGAGCTGGGATGGACGTTCGACGACTTCGAAGCCGCGGCGCAAGCCGCCACGACCGATGCCAACAAGGGCTTCGCGGTCGGTATGGGCGAATTCCAGTGGATGTCGTTGCCGATCGCGTTGTCCGGCAAGCAACCGGTGGATGAGAACGGAGAGCTCGCGCTCACCGATCCGGACTTCGTGCAGGCAGCCACCTGGTACGCGGAACTTGTCACTGAGGCATCGGTGGCGGCGGAGGTCCCGTCGGCCTCCGATACCGGATGGGGCGAGAACGAGTACTCCGGCGGGAACGCGGCGATGGCCGTCGACGGTACCTGGAACGCGGTCAGCTACCTCGGCAACGACACGGGCTTCGCTGCGGGCATGGTGAACCTGCCGGCGGGGGACAACGGCAGCACCGCGCTGATCCTCGGTTCCGGCTACGGCATCGCCAAGGACTGCGAAGACAAGGACGCCGCCCTTGCTGTGCTCGGATCGCTGGTAGGCGAGGCCGCCCAGGACGCGATGGCAGCGTCCGGCCGCAGCTACCCCGCCCGGGCCGGCTCGCAGCCGCTGTACTTCGAGTCGCTCGACGACGACGTGCGTGACGAAGTCAAGGCGGCATTCGACGCCGCGTTCGCCGAGGTGGAAGGGCAGCGCTCCACCACGAACTGGGACCAGGTCAACACCGCTCTGCAGCCGCAGCTGGTCAGCGTCTACTCCGGCCAAACATCGATGGCCGACGTGCTCGACCAGGCGCAGGCGCAGTTCGGCAACTGA
- a CDS encoding response regulator transcription factor has product MSESNSADGGRPRTTPVRVLLVDDHAMFRTGVRAELAQASNAVDVVGEAADTQEAIKIISELRPEVVLLDVHLPGGGGVEVLRQLHPKLPDVRFLALSVSDAAEDVIGTIRGGARGYVTKTITGDDLVDAIVRVADDDAVFSPRLAGFVLDAFAGSEAPSVDDDLDRLTRREREVLRLIARGYAYKEIAKELFISVKTVETHVSAVLRKLQLSNRYELTRWATDRRLI; this is encoded by the coding sequence GTGAGCGAATCGAACAGTGCCGACGGCGGCCGGCCGCGGACCACGCCGGTCCGGGTGTTGCTGGTCGACGATCACGCGATGTTCCGGACCGGCGTGCGCGCCGAACTGGCCCAGGCGTCCAACGCTGTGGACGTTGTCGGCGAGGCCGCGGACACTCAGGAAGCGATCAAGATCATCTCCGAGCTGCGGCCCGAGGTGGTCCTGCTCGACGTCCACCTGCCCGGCGGTGGAGGCGTCGAAGTGCTGCGCCAGCTGCACCCGAAGTTGCCCGATGTCCGATTTCTCGCGCTGTCGGTGTCCGACGCGGCTGAGGATGTCATCGGCACCATCCGCGGCGGCGCTCGCGGTTACGTGACGAAGACCATCACCGGCGACGATCTCGTCGACGCGATCGTCCGGGTCGCCGACGACGACGCCGTCTTCTCACCCAGACTCGCCGGATTCGTGCTGGACGCCTTCGCGGGTTCGGAAGCTCCCAGCGTCGACGACGACCTCGACCGGCTGACCCGGCGCGAACGGGAGGTTCTCCGGCTGATCGCCCGCGGATACGCGTACAAGGAGATCGCGAAGGAGCTGTTCATCTCCGTCAAGACCGTGGAGACACATGTCTCCGCGGTGCTGCGCAAGCTTCAGTTGTCGAACCGCTACGAACTCACGAGGTGGGCCACCGATCGCCGCCTGATCTAA
- a CDS encoding PspC domain-containing protein, producing MTINVMDVVPKPQSAHRTGGTGTHTSADPPKFARSPDGRLVAGVASGLARHLGLQPLTVRIAFSVLTGLSGFGIVLYLALWIFTPTEQDLARRAEQNAPAGIAAASRAGMRRRRQLVARTGDLGQLAALVALGAGATLIFGQTPLGISEGYVLPMVLAAAGLTLMWRSADSEQRERMATLSPRVPWLGVVAAGGGWSAMVRIVAGILVVVIGGVVFLAGQGQLDATLDALTGIAVLLVGIGLILGPWLWQLWRTAESERRERIVSQERADMAAHLHDSVLQTLALIQKQANDPRAVIKLARSQERDLRNWLYDGQNPDDESSLAAALVQAGAEVEDAFEIPVEVVTVGDAPVDDLGRALLNAAREATVNAAKHSGASKIDIFLEADDESIELFVRDRGSGFDPDDVAEDRLGVRRSIIDRMQRHGGSARVRSAPGEGTEVKLSAKRA from the coding sequence GTGACTATCAATGTCATGGACGTCGTGCCGAAGCCGCAGTCTGCCCACCGTACGGGTGGCACAGGCACACACACGTCTGCTGATCCGCCGAAGTTTGCGCGCAGCCCGGACGGGCGCCTGGTTGCGGGGGTAGCGTCCGGGCTGGCCCGCCACCTCGGTTTGCAGCCGCTCACGGTGCGCATCGCGTTCAGCGTGCTGACCGGCCTTTCCGGGTTCGGGATCGTGCTGTATCTGGCCTTGTGGATCTTCACCCCGACGGAGCAGGACCTCGCCCGGCGAGCGGAGCAGAACGCCCCGGCAGGAATCGCCGCGGCGAGCCGGGCCGGGATGCGACGCCGTCGCCAGCTGGTAGCCCGCACCGGGGACCTCGGCCAGCTAGCTGCCCTGGTTGCTCTGGGCGCGGGCGCCACACTGATCTTCGGCCAGACCCCGCTCGGCATCAGCGAGGGCTACGTCCTGCCGATGGTGCTCGCCGCCGCCGGTTTGACGCTGATGTGGCGCAGCGCCGACTCCGAGCAGCGCGAACGCATGGCTACACTCTCTCCGCGCGTGCCGTGGCTGGGCGTCGTCGCCGCCGGTGGTGGCTGGTCGGCGATGGTGCGAATCGTGGCCGGAATACTCGTCGTCGTCATCGGCGGTGTCGTCTTCCTGGCAGGGCAGGGGCAGCTGGACGCCACTCTGGACGCGTTGACCGGAATCGCCGTGTTGCTGGTCGGGATCGGGCTCATTCTGGGGCCGTGGTTGTGGCAGCTGTGGCGCACCGCCGAGTCGGAACGACGCGAGCGTATCGTCTCTCAAGAGCGCGCCGACATGGCCGCCCACCTGCACGATTCCGTGTTGCAGACCCTGGCCTTGATCCAGAAGCAGGCCAACGATCCCCGTGCCGTGATCAAGCTCGCCCGGAGCCAGGAACGCGATCTTCGGAACTGGCTGTACGACGGCCAGAATCCCGACGACGAGTCCTCGCTCGCTGCGGCCCTGGTGCAGGCCGGCGCAGAAGTCGAAGACGCCTTCGAGATCCCGGTGGAAGTCGTCACGGTGGGCGACGCTCCCGTGGACGATCTCGGCCGGGCCCTGCTCAACGCCGCCCGCGAGGCCACTGTCAACGCCGCCAAGCACTCCGGCGCCAGCAAGATCGACATCTTTCTCGAGGCGGATGATGAGAGCATCGAGCTTTTCGTCCGAGACCGCGGCTCCGGGTTCGATCCGGACGACGTGGCGGAGGATCGGCTCGGGGTCAGGCGCTCGATCATCGACCGGATGCAGCGCCACGGCGGCTCCGCTCGAGTCCGCTCCGCGCCGGGCGAAGGTACCGAGGTCAAACTGTCGGCCAAACGTGCATGA